A genomic region of Thermodesulfovibrio aggregans contains the following coding sequences:
- the ribD gene encoding bifunctional diaminohydroxyphosphoribosylaminopyrimidine deaminase/5-amino-6-(5-phosphoribosylamino)uracil reductase RibD: protein MKRALYLAKKANWRTSPNPMVGAVIVKNGKIIAEGYHKKAGLPHAEVEAIMKAKEHLNGATLYVTLEPCCHRDKKTPPCTDAIIKSGIKRVVIAMKDPNPKVSGKGIEILKSHGIEVIEGIFEEDARKLNEFYIKYITTKTPFVILKIAMTLDGKIATPSGESKWITSEESRKLVHLMRSRVDAILTAYGTVLKDNPMFTSRIKNGKNPLRVIIDPELKIPLNYHVYNPPPATIAVVHERKLSDDKLKLLNDRGIETIFFSSEKVDLKWLMKELGKREITSLMIEGGSSLNSYALWDGVVDKLMIFVAPKIIGGSNSYPSIGGKFYKNLNEAFEVRDLKIKRISGDIFIEGYLKKG, encoded by the coding sequence ATGAAAAGAGCACTCTATCTTGCAAAAAAGGCAAATTGGAGAACATCTCCAAATCCTATGGTTGGTGCTGTTATTGTAAAAAATGGCAAGATTATCGCAGAAGGTTATCATAAAAAAGCAGGCTTACCTCATGCTGAAGTTGAAGCTATAATGAAGGCAAAAGAGCATTTAAATGGCGCCACCCTTTATGTAACGCTTGAACCATGCTGTCACAGAGATAAAAAGACACCTCCATGTACAGATGCAATAATAAAATCAGGGATTAAACGAGTTGTTATTGCCATGAAAGATCCTAATCCAAAAGTATCAGGAAAAGGAATAGAAATACTGAAAAGTCATGGTATTGAGGTAATCGAAGGGATTTTTGAAGAAGATGCCCGAAAATTAAACGAGTTTTACATAAAATACATAACAACAAAAACTCCTTTTGTAATTCTCAAAATAGCAATGACCCTCGATGGGAAAATTGCCACTCCTTCAGGAGAGTCTAAATGGATTACATCAGAGGAGTCAAGAAAATTAGTACATTTAATGCGTTCAAGAGTTGATGCAATACTGACTGCTTATGGCACAGTGTTAAAAGACAATCCGATGTTTACATCAAGAATAAAAAATGGTAAAAATCCATTAAGAGTTATAATAGATCCTGAACTCAAGATTCCCTTAAATTATCATGTCTATAATCCTCCACCAGCTACAATAGCTGTTGTCCATGAGAGAAAACTAAGTGACGATAAATTAAAACTTTTAAATGATAGAGGAATAGAAACTATCTTTTTTTCTTCTGAGAAAGTTGATCTTAAATGGCTTATGAAAGAGCTTGGGAAAAGAGAGATTACTTCTTTGATGATTGAAGGCGGTTCATCGTTGAACAGTTATGCTTTATGGGATGGAGTCGTGGATAAATTAATGATCTTTGTCGCACCAAAGATAATAGGTGGTTCAAATTCTTATCCAAGTATTGGAGGGAAGTTTTATAAGAACCTCAATGAAGCTTTTGAAGTAAGGGATTTAAAGATAAAGAGAATATCAGGTGATATTTTTATTGAAGGATATTTAAAAAAGGGTTGA
- a CDS encoding Lpp/OprI family alanine-zipper lipoprotein: protein MKKLLTVMIAAMFIFAFGCASKDYVKQEIDPLVDRIGKLETKVNNLESKVNALDKKIDDCCTKADDAAKRAEAAAQKAEDAAKRAEAAAQKAGKAFELQQKK, encoded by the coding sequence ATGAAAAAGCTTTTAACTGTCATGATAGCTGCCATGTTTATTTTTGCTTTTGGTTGTGCCAGCAAGGATTATGTGAAGCAGGAGATTGACCCACTTGTAGACAGAATTGGAAAGCTGGAAACTAAAGTAAACAATCTTGAATCAAAGGTTAATGCTTTAGACAAGAAGATTGATGATTGTTGCACAAAGGCAGATGATGCGGCAAAGAGAGCAGAAGCTGCTGCACAGAAAGCAGAGGATGCAGCAAAGAGAGCAGAAGCTGCTGCACAGAAAGCAGGAAAGGCATTTGAGCTTCAGCAGAAGAAGTAA
- a CDS encoding L,D-transpeptidase family protein: MKKWFYLIIFSILFNFGISYGETFSISQDTTIIGKLQIHTVKNKESLIEIARHYDLGYNEIVDANSQIDPFVPGDGNKVIIPTFWILPDRPNNFQGIIINLSEMRLYYFHKKSKDQLVTTFPIGIGDDGVETPVGKFKISHKIVNPPWYVPESIRKERPELPEVVPPGPENPLGTHAMRLSGLSYLIHGTNRPWAIGRKVTHGCIRLYPEDIPKLFDMVPVGTEVLIIRQPVKVGKIGDNVYVEVHRDDQLRDFDYLKDAMEQLNKKGLLKYVDTFKLYNTIKQKTGIPTSVSIQNKEPQIIPSDLWL; the protein is encoded by the coding sequence ATGAAAAAATGGTTTTATTTAATTATATTCTCCATATTGTTTAATTTTGGTATCTCCTACGGAGAAACTTTCTCTATTTCTCAAGATACAACAATCATTGGAAAACTTCAAATTCATACAGTAAAAAACAAAGAATCACTTATAGAAATCGCAAGACATTATGACTTAGGTTATAATGAAATAGTAGATGCCAATTCTCAGATAGATCCTTTTGTCCCGGGAGATGGAAATAAAGTAATAATTCCGACTTTTTGGATTCTGCCAGACAGACCAAATAATTTTCAAGGAATAATCATAAATCTTTCTGAAATGAGACTTTACTATTTTCATAAAAAATCAAAAGATCAACTAGTTACAACATTTCCAATTGGAATCGGCGATGATGGAGTTGAAACTCCAGTAGGAAAGTTCAAAATATCACATAAAATTGTTAATCCTCCATGGTATGTTCCCGAATCAATTAGAAAAGAAAGACCAGAACTTCCAGAAGTTGTTCCACCAGGTCCAGAAAATCCTTTAGGAACTCATGCGATGAGACTATCAGGATTAAGCTATCTTATTCACGGAACAAATAGACCATGGGCTATAGGTAGAAAAGTCACTCATGGCTGTATTAGGCTTTATCCAGAGGATATTCCAAAACTATTTGATATGGTTCCAGTTGGAACTGAAGTATTGATTATAAGGCAACCTGTAAAAGTAGGAAAAATTGGCGATAATGTGTATGTAGAAGTTCACAGAGACGATCAATTGAGAGATTTTGATTATCTTAAAGATGCTATGGAACAACTCAATAAGAAAGGACTTCTAAAATATGTGGATACATTTAAACTTTACAATACAATTAAACAAAAAACTGGAATTCCAACTTCAGTGAGCATTCAAAATAAAGAGCCACAGATCATACCTTCTGATCTGTGGCTCTAA
- the amrA gene encoding AmmeMemoRadiSam system protein A, translating to MHPYVELAKKTVEEYVKTGKIPPIPENIPADMKRRAGVFVSIKKKGQLRGCIGTFLPATENIYTEIVRNAIASATEDPRFPPVSPKELEELEYSVDILSPPEPVKSLDELDPKKYGVIVIKGWQKGLLLPDIEGVNTVDEQLRIAKLKAGIDPYDPDIEIYKFKVERYR from the coding sequence ATGCATCCTTATGTAGAACTTGCCAAGAAAACTGTGGAAGAATATGTAAAAACCGGAAAGATACCTCCTATTCCTGAAAATATTCCTGCTGATATGAAAAGAAGGGCTGGAGTATTTGTTTCAATTAAGAAAAAAGGTCAACTTCGTGGATGTATAGGAACATTTTTACCTGCCACTGAAAATATATACACAGAAATTGTTAGAAATGCTATAGCTTCAGCAACTGAGGATCCTCGTTTCCCTCCTGTTAGTCCTAAGGAACTTGAAGAATTGGAGTATTCAGTTGACATACTCAGCCCACCAGAACCTGTAAAAAGCCTTGATGAGCTTGATCCTAAAAAATATGGAGTAATTGTTATAAAAGGATGGCAGAAAGGTTTACTACTTCCTGATATAGAGGGAGTAAACACTGTTGATGAACAATTAAGAATTGCCAAGCTGAAAGCAGGCATTGATCCATATGACCCTGATATAGAGATTTATAAATTCAAAGTGGAGCGGTACAGGTAG
- the hflX gene encoding GTPase HflX, whose product MGRKPLRGLRYIHTHLNKEMPNREDITDLRLLRFDTLGVLTHEKGSPEIIHIVHLLPYGKENQIELISSNFYSLKLNFKEFINNLEAEMDRARVIDMHDPREKAILISVSTAPKYVLEEQMEELEELAKSADLIVIDKIIQRVKQINPKYLLGEGKLRELIIKAMDMGATLLVFDQNLTPSQIRAITDMTELKVIDRSQLILDIFAKRAHTRDGKVQVELAQLRYMLPRLTGKGTAMSRLAGGIGGRGPGETKLEIDRRRIKERIHHLENELKKLTLARLQRKKRRKEFSIPIVSIIGYTNAGKSTLLNALTKSSVFVEDKMFATLDTSSRRLKFPEEKELIITDTVGFIRDLPEDLVAAFKATLEELEDASLLIHLVDISNPQFENHIEAVNKILKELELETKPVILVFNKIDKLSSFDTKQICSRYNAIGISALDKQTLIPLIEEIKNKLWQEATCTAPL is encoded by the coding sequence ATGGGAAGAAAACCTCTAAGGGGCTTAAGATACATTCATACACACTTAAATAAAGAAATGCCTAACAGGGAAGATATAACTGACCTGAGGCTTTTAAGATTTGATACTCTGGGTGTTTTAACTCATGAAAAAGGCTCACCTGAAATCATTCATATTGTTCATCTTTTACCTTATGGAAAAGAAAATCAAATTGAACTCATTTCATCAAATTTTTATTCTCTTAAGCTAAATTTTAAAGAATTCATCAATAATCTGGAAGCAGAAATGGATAGAGCAAGAGTTATTGATATGCACGATCCAAGAGAAAAAGCTATACTTATTAGTGTATCTACCGCACCAAAGTATGTTCTTGAAGAACAGATGGAAGAATTAGAAGAACTGGCAAAATCAGCCGACTTAATCGTAATAGATAAAATCATTCAAAGAGTAAAACAGATAAATCCAAAATATCTGCTTGGTGAAGGAAAACTCAGAGAGTTAATTATTAAAGCAATGGACATGGGAGCAACCCTTCTGGTATTTGATCAGAATTTAACACCATCACAAATAAGAGCAATAACTGATATGACAGAGTTAAAGGTAATAGATCGTAGTCAGCTTATACTCGATATTTTTGCTAAAAGAGCTCACACAAGGGATGGAAAAGTTCAGGTAGAGCTTGCTCAACTAAGATACATGCTTCCAAGACTTACAGGTAAAGGAACTGCCATGTCAAGGCTTGCTGGAGGAATAGGGGGGAGGGGTCCTGGAGAGACAAAACTTGAGATTGACAGGCGAAGAATAAAAGAAAGGATTCATCATCTTGAAAATGAACTAAAAAAACTAACCTTAGCAAGACTGCAAAGAAAAAAACGCAGAAAAGAGTTTTCAATCCCTATTGTATCAATCATAGGGTATACAAATGCTGGTAAATCAACACTTCTTAATGCTCTTACAAAAAGTTCAGTTTTTGTTGAAGACAAAATGTTTGCAACTCTTGATACATCTTCAAGAAGATTGAAATTTCCTGAAGAAAAAGAACTTATAATTACTGATACAGTGGGTTTTATCAGAGATTTACCTGAAGATCTTGTTGCTGCTTTTAAGGCTACACTTGAAGAACTTGAAGATGCATCTTTACTTATTCATCTCGTTGATATTTCTAATCCTCAGTTTGAAAATCATATTGAAGCAGTAAATAAAATTTTAAAAGAATTAGAACTTGAAACGAAACCTGTTATACTCGTTTTTAATAAAATTGATAAACTTTCATCTTTTGATACAAAGCAGATTTGCAGTAGATACAATGCGATAGGAATTTCCGCACTTGATAAACAAACACTTATCCCCTTAATAGAAGAAATAAAAAATAAGCTCTGGCAGGAAGCTACCTGTACCGCTCCACTTTGA
- the feoB gene encoding ferrous iron transport protein B has protein sequence MRIAFVGQPNAGKSTIFNGLAGYKTITANFPGQTVHYTVSKVKVGDEIFEIVDLPGIYSLTAIDLAELESRKYILSGQADVVINVIDASALSRSLELTLQLAELQVPMVICLNMIDEARRKGIEINIEKLSQIFGVPVIETIANKGIGLDNIFNSAKQAYYKKLIPKIQFFHKDIEEKIEEIEKIIPEDFLKNIPRRYIAVKLLEGDKEIFEEIKDIPEISEKVTKLREEIKITHGRHADTVISSERHALSMNIFEDVAKVVEPLKSFRERVDDLLTNKYLGYPLLFLILFGIFYIVFEVGKFIEEPITEGFDSLIQKLPQFIEENSLLYFIVKGLLEGFSGGLGVAIPYLIPFFIGLTVLEDIGYLPRMAFLMDTIMHRIGLHGKSILPFVVSYGCNVPGVMATRILESPRDRFITATLSVLIPCAARTTVIFGLVGAYIGGLAAAGLYLFNLFVIMGLGAVLTKFIPEITPGLIMEIPPLRIPAVKNVFMKTWLRLKDFILVAWPLLVISSVVLSFIEYLKLDLILNKLFYPVITQILGLPEQTGITLLFGILRKELSMIMLFQAMDTTQLNTVMTNLQLIVYTIFTIFYMPCVGTMGALVKELGFKKMILISGLTILLALILALTSRITLSLII, from the coding sequence ATGAGAATCGCCTTTGTAGGACAGCCCAATGCTGGTAAAAGCACAATATTTAATGGTCTTGCTGGATATAAAACAATTACTGCCAACTTCCCGGGACAAACAGTCCATTATACAGTAAGCAAAGTAAAAGTTGGAGATGAAATCTTTGAAATCGTTGATTTGCCAGGGATTTATTCTCTTACTGCCATTGATCTTGCTGAGCTTGAATCAAGAAAATACATTCTGTCTGGACAGGCAGACGTTGTTATAAATGTAATTGATGCATCCGCTTTATCAAGGAGTCTTGAACTTACACTTCAACTTGCAGAATTACAGGTTCCGATGGTTATCTGTTTAAACATGATAGATGAAGCCCGAAGAAAAGGTATTGAAATCAACATAGAGAAGCTTTCTCAAATCTTTGGAGTGCCTGTTATTGAAACTATTGCAAATAAAGGAATAGGACTTGATAATATCTTCAACTCAGCAAAACAGGCATATTATAAAAAACTTATTCCAAAAATTCAGTTTTTTCACAAAGACATAGAAGAAAAAATTGAAGAAATTGAAAAAATTATTCCCGAGGATTTTTTAAAAAACATTCCAAGAAGATATATTGCTGTAAAATTATTGGAGGGAGATAAGGAAATTTTTGAAGAAATTAAAGATATTCCTGAAATTTCAGAGAAGGTTACAAAATTAAGAGAAGAAATTAAAATAACCCATGGAAGGCACGCTGATACTGTAATCTCCTCTGAAAGACATGCCCTTTCAATGAATATATTTGAAGATGTAGCAAAAGTTGTAGAGCCTTTAAAATCATTTAGAGAAAGGGTCGATGATCTGCTCACAAATAAATACTTGGGCTATCCTTTGTTATTTTTAATTTTATTTGGAATTTTTTATATAGTTTTTGAAGTTGGAAAATTTATTGAAGAGCCAATTACAGAAGGTTTTGATTCTTTAATTCAAAAATTGCCCCAGTTTATTGAAGAAAACAGTTTATTATACTTTATTGTCAAAGGATTACTTGAAGGTTTTTCAGGAGGACTTGGCGTTGCCATTCCTTACTTAATACCATTTTTTATTGGATTAACTGTTCTGGAAGATATAGGTTATCTGCCAAGAATGGCTTTTTTAATGGATACAATAATGCATAGAATTGGATTGCATGGAAAAAGTATTCTTCCATTTGTTGTTTCCTATGGCTGTAATGTTCCTGGAGTTATGGCAACGAGAATACTAGAGTCTCCAAGAGATCGCTTTATTACAGCAACTCTTTCTGTTTTAATTCCCTGTGCAGCAAGAACAACCGTGATATTTGGACTGGTTGGAGCATACATTGGAGGATTAGCAGCAGCAGGACTTTATCTTTTTAATCTTTTTGTAATCATGGGTTTGGGTGCTGTATTAACAAAATTTATCCCTGAAATTACTCCTGGATTAATAATGGAGATTCCACCATTGAGAATTCCGGCAGTAAAAAATGTTTTTATGAAAACATGGCTGAGACTCAAAGATTTTATTCTTGTTGCCTGGCCCCTGCTTGTTATAAGTAGCGTTGTTCTAAGTTTTATAGAATATCTAAAGCTTGATTTAATTTTAAATAAACTCTTTTATCCAGTAATTACTCAAATTCTTGGACTGCCTGAACAAACAGGAATAACGCTTCTTTTTGGTATTCTCAGGAAAGAACTCTCTATGATAATGCTTTTTCAGGCAATGGACACAACTCAGCTCAATACAGTTATGACCAATCTTCAATTGATTGTATACACAATATTTACGATATTTTACATGCCCTGTGTAGGAACAATGGGAGCATTAGTAAAAGAACTTGGTTTTAAAAAAATGATTTTAATTAGTGGTTTAACTATCCTTTTAGCATTAATACTGGCTTTAACTTCAAGAATAACACTGTCTCTTATTATTTGA
- a CDS encoding FeoA family protein — translation MKTLLDINNGKRVKILKISGGKGVRQHLQCLGIHIGDIVTLKKSSFLGGPVLLEVNGFDVALGRGVASKIEVEEIE, via the coding sequence ATGAAAACATTGCTTGATATAAATAATGGCAAACGAGTAAAAATTCTCAAAATTTCAGGCGGGAAAGGGGTGCGACAGCATCTTCAATGCCTCGGCATTCATATCGGTGACATTGTAACTTTGAAAAAAAGCTCTTTCTTAGGTGGTCCTGTTCTTCTGGAAGTAAATGGTTTTGATGTAGCGCTTGGTAGAGGTGTGGCTTCAAAGATAGAAGTGGAGGAAATAGAATGA
- a CDS encoding metal-dependent transcriptional regulator, with amino-acid sequence MNAQTKLELTENLEDYLFDIFEILKKAPVVRIKDIAKKRGVKLSSTVVAVKSLAEKGLVNYQKYEYITLTEKGLEIAQRIENRKKILYKFLTEILNVSEQSAIRDVHKMEHDLSEETINKIIEFTEKSQQ; translated from the coding sequence ATGAATGCTCAAACAAAATTAGAATTGACTGAAAATCTTGAAGATTATCTTTTTGATATCTTTGAAATTTTAAAAAAAGCACCTGTCGTAAGAATAAAAGATATTGCAAAAAAACGAGGAGTGAAACTCTCAAGCACGGTTGTAGCGGTTAAAAGTCTTGCAGAAAAAGGACTCGTCAATTATCAGAAATATGAATACATTACACTTACAGAAAAAGGGCTTGAAATAGCTCAAAGAATTGAAAACAGAAAAAAAATCCTTTATAAATTTTTAACAGAAATTCTGAATGTAAGTGAACAATCAGCTATAAGAGATGTCCATAAGATGGAACATGACCTTTCAGAGGAAACGATAAATAAAATTATTGAATTTACAGAAAAATCGCAACAATAA
- the feoB gene encoding ferrous iron transport protein B, with protein MKTVTVAVAGNPNSGKSTLINTIAGTNLYVGNWPGVTVEKKTATLKIDDLTINLVDLPGTYSLSPYTLEEVIARDFLVKEKPDLIIDVVDSTNLERNLYLTVQLLELGIPVIVALNIYDEAKKKGYIIDTDKMEQLLGVKVVPTVAIKKDGVKELLDALKEVAEHPEKFTPVKLNYGEDIENSMKIIEEAIRSNKELVDKYPLRWLSMKLLEGDERVLKETGIKEDEDFLKKAKEHFLTVGEDIESIMADARYGIAHGITREVLIKKDSEKIDLTEKIDKIVLNRYLGIPLFLLAMWLVFKIAFDFSSPFSDWIDSVIGGPVTKWAKFLLNLAGSPEWIVSLVTEGIIAGVGAIVVFIPLIGTVMFMLTFFEGTGYMARVAFVMDRLMHSIGLHGKSFIPMILGFGCNVPSIYATRVLETERDRKLTATLCPLMSCGARLSVYVLFAGAFFAHNAPMVIWSLYVLGILMAVLIGFILSKTLYKGFTPVFIMELPPYRMPLFRDLMIHTWQKLKHFVVKAGTYILAVSVIMWFMLNIPYGVEKENSVLGKVGKAISPVFEPLGYGTWQASASLITGVVAKEVVVSTMAVIYAPEKKDENAEKKEETGFFEDLQDIFVSFLSATGDAFKNLISGIGIKTLSVGEEEEQSSIKTKLQDVFTPLSAYAFLVFVLLYWPCAVFVSVIKQEFGSWKFLGQILIIYTLLPWLMSFMVYQVGKILGF; from the coding sequence ATGAAGACAGTTACAGTAGCTGTGGCAGGAAATCCAAACTCAGGTAAATCAACTCTAATAAATACCATTGCCGGTACAAATCTTTATGTTGGAAACTGGCCCGGTGTAACTGTTGAAAAAAAGACTGCCACATTAAAAATTGATGATTTAACCATTAATCTGGTTGACCTTCCAGGGACATACAGTCTAAGCCCTTACACTTTGGAAGAGGTGATTGCAAGGGATTTTCTTGTGAAAGAAAAACCTGATCTTATAATTGATGTTGTTGACTCCACAAATCTTGAGCGAAATCTCTATCTTACTGTTCAGCTTCTCGAACTCGGGATTCCTGTAATTGTTGCTCTCAATATTTATGATGAAGCGAAGAAAAAAGGCTATATAATAGACACAGACAAGATGGAGCAATTACTGGGCGTAAAGGTAGTTCCAACTGTTGCCATAAAAAAAGATGGAGTGAAGGAATTACTTGATGCTTTAAAGGAGGTTGCTGAGCATCCAGAAAAATTCACTCCCGTTAAACTTAATTATGGAGAAGATATAGAAAATTCAATGAAAATAATTGAGGAGGCAATAAGGTCCAATAAAGAATTAGTAGATAAATATCCTTTAAGATGGCTTTCAATGAAACTTCTTGAAGGAGACGAAAGAGTTTTAAAAGAGACCGGTATTAAGGAGGATGAGGATTTCCTGAAAAAAGCAAAAGAACATTTTCTGACAGTTGGTGAAGATATTGAATCTATAATGGCTGATGCGAGATATGGGATAGCTCATGGTATTACAAGAGAGGTTCTCATAAAAAAAGACAGTGAAAAAATAGACCTTACAGAGAAAATAGATAAAATAGTTTTAAACAGATACCTGGGTATACCACTGTTTCTCTTAGCTATGTGGTTAGTTTTTAAAATTGCCTTTGACTTCTCATCTCCCTTCTCTGACTGGATTGACTCTGTAATAGGAGGTCCTGTGACCAAGTGGGCAAAATTTTTGCTTAACTTAGCTGGTAGCCCTGAGTGGATTGTCTCTCTTGTTACAGAAGGAATTATTGCAGGAGTTGGAGCTATTGTTGTTTTTATCCCTCTTATTGGGACAGTGATGTTTATGCTGACCTTTTTTGAGGGAACTGGATACATGGCAAGGGTTGCCTTTGTAATGGACAGGTTGATGCATTCGATCGGGCTTCACGGAAAATCCTTCATACCGATGATTTTAGGTTTTGGTTGCAATGTTCCTTCTATTTATGCAACCCGTGTTCTTGAAACAGAAAGAGACAGAAAACTCACCGCTACGCTTTGTCCTCTAATGTCATGCGGAGCAAGACTATCTGTTTATGTTTTGTTCGCAGGTGCTTTTTTTGCTCATAATGCACCGATGGTTATCTGGTCTCTTTATGTTCTTGGAATTTTAATGGCTGTGTTAATTGGTTTTATCCTGAGTAAAACTTTATATAAAGGCTTTACTCCTGTTTTTATAATGGAGTTACCTCCATACAGGATGCCTCTCTTTAGAGACTTAATGATACATACATGGCAAAAATTAAAACACTTCGTTGTAAAAGCAGGAACCTACATATTGGCTGTGTCTGTCATTATGTGGTTTATGTTAAACATACCTTATGGAGTGGAAAAAGAAAACTCTGTTCTTGGTAAAGTTGGTAAGGCAATAAGTCCTGTATTTGAACCTCTTGGATATGGCACCTGGCAAGCCTCAGCATCACTTATTACCGGAGTTGTTGCAAAAGAGGTTGTTGTAAGCACAATGGCAGTAATTTATGCTCCTGAAAAAAAAGATGAGAATGCAGAGAAAAAAGAAGAAACAGGATTTTTTGAAGATTTACAGGATATTTTTGTTTCCTTTCTTTCAGCTACCGGTGATGCCTTTAAAAATTTAATATCAGGCATTGGCATAAAAACACTGTCCGTTGGTGAAGAAGAAGAACAGTCTTCCATTAAAACCAAGCTTCAGGATGTATTTACACCGCTTAGTGCTTACGCATTTCTTGTTTTTGTTCTACTCTACTGGCCCTGCGCGGTATTTGTCAGTGTTATAAAACAGGAGTTTGGTTCATGGAAATTTTTGGGACAAATATTGATAATTTACACATTACTACCATGGCTTATGAGCTTTATGGTTTATCAGGTTGGGAAAATTTTAGGATTTTAA
- a CDS encoding FeoA family protein, translated as MKLSELKVGQKAKVLSIKTTGALKKRLMDMGVLDGEIVIVEKIAPLGDPVDIVVKNYHLSLRKNEAEKIEVEVI; from the coding sequence ATGAAACTGAGTGAGCTTAAAGTAGGACAGAAGGCAAAAGTTTTATCAATTAAAACAACTGGAGCTCTAAAAAAGAGACTTATGGATATGGGTGTTCTTGATGGAGAGATTGTTATTGTTGAGAAAATTGCTCCATTGGGAGATCCTGTTGATATTGTTGTAAAAAACTATCATCTCTCATTAAGAAAAAATGAGGCTGAAAAAATAGAAGTGGAGGTGATTTAA
- a CDS encoding FeoA family protein, which yields MIPIALIQSGEKVEIVDFFIKGRGFKERIRDMGLLPTKVVEVLSNNGNGPILLKIDDSRIAIGRGMAMKIFVRRIS from the coding sequence ATGATACCAATAGCATTGATTCAAAGCGGAGAAAAAGTTGAAATTGTTGATTTCTTCATAAAAGGGAGAGGCTTTAAGGAGCGTATAAGAGATATGGGGCTGTTACCTACTAAAGTGGTGGAGGTATTGAGTAATAACGGAAATGGACCAATTCTTTTAAAGATTGATGACTCAAGAATTGCCATTGGCAGAGGTATGGCAATGAAAATTTTTGTAAGGAGGATATCATGA
- a CDS encoding HD-GYP domain-containing protein, producing the protein MRMYKKIPSDEFYTGTLDQIKNEFITIHQFAESLSRVIDAKDVYTANHSEEVAEISYAIALSYGLNEKEAEKIHIAGHLHDIGKIAIPDKILNKKGKLTKHEWKIIKTHPLVGFAILKPVTLLTDIKDMVLYHHERYDGKGYPSGIKAEEIPLGSRIITVADVISAMLHDRPYRKAFDFEETFEELKNNSGIQFDPKVVNATITVMDKIWEIFTKRRDLNDTNSIDSKRRKS; encoded by the coding sequence ATGAGAATGTATAAGAAAATTCCATCAGATGAGTTTTATACAGGTACTTTAGATCAAATTAAAAATGAGTTTATAACAATTCATCAGTTTGCTGAATCTCTATCAAGAGTCATAGATGCAAAAGATGTTTATACTGCTAATCATTCTGAAGAAGTTGCGGAAATAAGTTATGCGATTGCTCTTTCTTATGGATTAAATGAAAAGGAAGCTGAAAAGATTCACATTGCAGGACATTTACATGACATAGGAAAGATTGCAATTCCTGATAAAATTCTAAATAAAAAAGGAAAGTTAACAAAGCATGAATGGAAGATTATCAAAACACATCCGTTGGTAGGATTTGCAATTTTAAAACCCGTTACTTTGCTAACTGACATAAAAGACATGGTTCTTTATCATCATGAGAGATACGATGGCAAGGGTTATCCTTCAGGAATTAAAGCAGAAGAAATTCCCCTTGGTTCAAGAATTATCACAGTAGCAGATGTTATCTCTGCAATGTTACACGATAGGCCTTATAGAAAAGCATTTGATTTTGAAGAAACATTTGAAGAGCTTAAAAATAACTCGGGAATCCAATTTGACCCTAAGGTAGTAAATGCGACCATAACTGTAATGGATAAAATTTGGGAAATTTTTACAAAAAGGAGAGATTTGAATGATACCAATAGCATTGATTCAAAGCGGAGAAAAAGTTGA